The following are encoded in a window of Telmatobacter sp. DSM 110680 genomic DNA:
- the glsA gene encoding glutaminase A: MQSTAGSESANNGMPENGVTPWLGSQIQKVLDSIYAKYKDVDDGVVATYIPELGKADPKKFGICLATVEGEVFTAGDWDTEFTIQSMCKPFAFQLALERHGSEKTLKHVGVEPSGEAFNSIEFDQKTGRPFNPMVNAGAIAVSSLIKQKPVEAGVDAFLETMGKAAGRKLRIDESVLASETLTGNRNRAIAYMLLNSGIIDEEVHESLHQYFAQCSMLVNCRDLAMMAATMANIGNQPETGERVFDFQLIKYVMAVMFSCGLYDYAGNWAFEVGVPAKSGVSGGIFACVNRQLGVGVYSPKLDAQGNSVRGILACKELASHLGMHAFDFSNVGSSFMQWLL; encoded by the coding sequence ATGCAGAGCACGGCAGGTAGTGAGAGTGCGAATAACGGCATGCCTGAGAATGGTGTGACACCGTGGCTTGGATCGCAGATTCAGAAGGTCCTTGATAGCATCTACGCAAAATACAAGGACGTCGATGACGGTGTCGTAGCGACATATATCCCGGAGTTGGGGAAGGCTGACCCAAAGAAATTCGGAATCTGCCTGGCTACAGTAGAAGGCGAAGTCTTTACGGCTGGCGACTGGGATACCGAATTCACGATCCAATCAATGTGCAAACCTTTCGCGTTCCAGTTAGCTTTAGAGCGACACGGCTCAGAGAAGACACTAAAGCATGTAGGTGTGGAGCCGAGCGGTGAAGCATTCAATTCGATTGAGTTTGACCAGAAAACGGGACGGCCCTTCAATCCTATGGTGAATGCTGGGGCGATTGCGGTCTCGTCACTCATCAAGCAGAAGCCCGTGGAGGCAGGTGTGGACGCCTTCCTCGAAACGATGGGAAAAGCTGCCGGGCGCAAACTACGTATCGATGAATCGGTGTTGGCTTCAGAGACCTTGACAGGCAACCGCAATCGGGCGATCGCTTACATGTTGCTGAACTCGGGCATCATCGACGAAGAAGTGCACGAATCACTTCATCAGTATTTTGCGCAGTGCTCGATGCTCGTGAATTGCAGAGATCTGGCGATGATGGCGGCAACGATGGCAAACATCGGGAATCAACCGGAGACGGGCGAACGTGTTTTTGATTTCCAACTGATCAAGTATGTAATGGCGGTTATGTTCAGTTGCGGACTCTATGACTACGCAGGTAACTGGGCGTTTGAAGTGGGCGTTCCGGCGAAGAGCGGCGTGTCCGGCGGCATTTTCGCTTGCGTCAACCGGCAGCTTGGCGTTGGTGTGTACTCACCCAAACTGGATGCGCAGGGAAACAGCGTTCGCGGAATACTGGCGTGCAAGGAACTGGCGAGTCACCTGGGGATGCATGCATTCGACTTCAGCAACGTGGGGTCGAGCTTCATGCAGTGGCTGCTGTGA
- a CDS encoding sodium:proton antiporter, protein MSTLAILSMLFATAAIFGLVSSRWLRLPITIGTMLLTVLVSSALTLAATRIPSIHNWAAELMRHVDFETLILHGMLPLLLFAGAFLLDLEQLAKEKFTVSLLSVVGTTVCFFLVAVFMHALSLGRLPWMECFIFGALISPTDPIAVLEMLRRTGVPKRIQAQLAGESLFNDGIGAVLFITMLAIARGDATTPWHVAALLVAKAGGAVLVGIAAAFITSRLMRLLDSYQIDILFTISLAFGGYVLADTLHLSAPLEAVVAGIALRHFCRCLPGDRNIGEVDRFWEVIDEVQNCVLFVLLGLEVMAISLDKTTIRAGLGAIAAVNIVRFGAVALLLLVARICRPDSRSSLFVLTWGGLRGGLSIALALSVPEAYGRSWILGATYLVVVFSIVIQGGSMDWILRSRKSQKLAA, encoded by the coding sequence ATGAGCACTCTCGCAATCCTGAGCATGCTATTCGCGACAGCGGCCATCTTCGGCCTCGTAAGCTCACGCTGGTTGCGCCTTCCCATCACCATCGGCACCATGCTCCTCACTGTGCTTGTGTCTTCGGCACTTACCCTCGCAGCCACCCGCATCCCTTCGATTCACAACTGGGCGGCGGAACTGATGCGCCACGTCGATTTTGAAACCCTGATTCTCCACGGCATGTTGCCCCTGCTCCTGTTTGCCGGCGCCTTTCTTCTCGATCTCGAGCAACTCGCTAAAGAGAAGTTCACAGTTTCACTTCTTTCCGTAGTCGGAACGACCGTCTGCTTTTTTCTCGTTGCCGTCTTCATGCACGCACTGAGTCTTGGCCGATTGCCGTGGATGGAGTGCTTCATCTTTGGCGCTCTCATCTCACCTACCGACCCGATTGCCGTTCTTGAAATGCTGCGGCGCACCGGCGTTCCCAAGCGCATACAGGCACAGTTGGCCGGCGAATCCCTCTTCAATGACGGCATTGGAGCAGTGCTCTTTATTACCATGCTGGCCATCGCACGCGGAGACGCCACCACACCATGGCATGTCGCAGCCCTTCTCGTCGCCAAGGCAGGCGGAGCAGTCCTGGTTGGAATCGCCGCTGCATTCATTACATCCCGGCTGATGCGCCTCCTCGACTCCTACCAGATCGACATTCTCTTCACCATATCGCTCGCATTCGGCGGATATGTTCTTGCCGACACGCTCCACCTTTCCGCACCACTCGAAGCCGTCGTGGCAGGAATCGCACTGCGCCATTTTTGCCGCTGTCTTCCCGGCGATCGCAACATCGGTGAAGTCGATCGGTTCTGGGAAGTCATTGACGAAGTTCAGAACTGCGTGCTCTTCGTTCTGCTCGGTCTTGAAGTCATGGCAATCAGCCTCGATAAAACCACAATTCGCGCGGGTCTCGGTGCCATTGCGGCTGTCAATATCGTTCGCTTCGGAGCGGTTGCCTTGTTGCTTCTTGTGGCGCGCATCTGCCGGCCGGATTCCCGTAGCTCGCTATTCGTCCTTACCTGGGGCGGCCTGCGCGGCGGACTCTCCATCGCACTCGCCCTTTCGGTCCCCGAAGCCTACGGCCGCTCATGGATTCTCGGCGCAACCTACCTCGTCGTCGTCTTCTCCATCGTCATCCAGGGTGGATCCATGGATTGGATTCTTCGTTCTCGTAAATCTCAAAAACTTGCCGCCTGA
- a CDS encoding NCS2 family permease — translation MLSFLERYFEFKHLGTNWRTEILAGITTFLTMAYIVLVNPAILAAAGVPLPAVTAATCLSAAFGSILMGVVARYPIALAPGMGLNAYFTYTVCLKMHIPWQTALGAVFLSGIIFLALTAAGIRQMILRSIPHELYAAVASGIGLFIAFIGFRNAGLVVSDPATFVGLGNIRNPTTALALFGLALMVALEIKKVRGSILIGVVTTTAIAWALGLVHWTPTGGGIQALGSTFLKLDIRGALNKGLLEIIFVFFFVDLFDNLGTLVAVTKRAGLIAPDHSIPRLNRILFADATATVFGSMTGTSTVTSYVESTAGVAAGGRSGVTAIVTGLLFLIAVGAAPFVGVVPAAATAPALILVGSLMLATITEIRWHEPLVALPAFLTLILIPLTYSIANGLGFGIIAWAVLHIATGNWRKQDWLLYILAVLFALRFVYLGAS, via the coding sequence ATGCTCTCATTCTTAGAACGCTATTTTGAATTCAAACATCTCGGGACCAACTGGCGCACCGAAATCCTGGCCGGCATAACGACGTTTCTTACGATGGCCTACATCGTGCTCGTCAATCCTGCCATCCTCGCCGCCGCCGGAGTTCCTCTGCCTGCCGTCACTGCAGCCACATGTCTCTCTGCAGCGTTCGGTTCCATTCTCATGGGTGTCGTCGCGCGTTATCCCATCGCGCTCGCTCCCGGCATGGGCCTTAATGCCTACTTCACTTACACTGTTTGCCTCAAAATGCATATTCCATGGCAGACAGCGCTCGGTGCAGTGTTTCTTTCCGGCATCATCTTTCTCGCGCTCACTGCCGCTGGTATTCGGCAGATGATTCTGCGGTCAATCCCGCATGAACTCTACGCGGCCGTCGCTAGCGGCATCGGTCTCTTCATTGCCTTCATCGGTTTCCGCAACGCGGGCCTCGTCGTCAGCGATCCAGCCACCTTTGTGGGTCTCGGCAACATCCGCAACCCCACCACCGCCCTGGCGCTGTTCGGACTCGCCCTGATGGTCGCGCTTGAAATCAAAAAAGTCCGTGGCTCCATCCTCATCGGCGTCGTCACCACCACGGCAATCGCATGGGCCCTCGGCCTTGTGCATTGGACGCCTACCGGTGGCGGCATCCAGGCGCTCGGCTCCACCTTTCTCAAACTCGACATCCGCGGTGCGCTCAACAAGGGCCTCCTCGAAATCATCTTCGTATTCTTCTTTGTCGACCTCTTTGACAACCTCGGCACGCTCGTCGCTGTCACCAAACGTGCCGGACTCATCGCCCCCGATCACTCCATTCCGCGACTTAATCGCATCCTCTTCGCCGATGCCACTGCCACCGTCTTCGGCTCAATGACCGGAACGTCCACGGTGACGAGTTACGTCGAGTCCACCGCCGGAGTGGCCGCCGGAGGCCGCTCCGGCGTTACCGCCATCGTGACCGGCCTACTGTTCCTGATCGCCGTCGGTGCGGCGCCCTTCGTCGGCGTAGTTCCCGCCGCAGCCACCGCGCCCGCGCTCATTCTCGTTGGGTCATTGATGCTCGCCACCATTACCGAGATCCGATGGCATGAGCCGCTGGTAGCCTTGCCGGCGTTCCTCACGTTAATCCTCATCCCTCTTACCTACTCCATCGCAAACGGCCTCGGTTTCGGCATCATCGCGTGGGCAGTTCTCCACATCGCCACTGGCAACTGGCGCAAGCAGGATTGGCTGCTCTACATCCTCGCCGTCCTCTTCGCCTTGCGCTTCGTTTACCTCGGCGCGAGCTAA
- the hemB gene encoding porphobilinogen synthase, whose translation MPFPEMRLRRLRRTESLRALVRETTLNPGDLIYPLFICPGEGVRNPVSSMPGVFNISVDQAVREAEEAVSLGIGGLLLFGLPDSKDEKATGAWDDNGIVQQALRAFKKNSASKKLVLIADVCLCEYTSHGHCGVVMQTKDGGYDVDNDPSLELLACTGASLARAGADIVAPSDMMDGRVAAIREALDADGNANTPILSYASKFASAFYGPFREAADSAPQFGDRRSYQMDGANLREAMREIDLDLEEGADMILMKPAMPYLDVVHAARENFDVPIGAYQVSGEYSMLHAAFEKGWLERDRTMLESLVGIRRAGADFIVTYFAKDAAKLL comes from the coding sequence ATGCCATTCCCTGAAATGCGCCTGCGCCGCTTGCGTCGCACTGAGTCGCTTCGTGCGCTGGTCCGCGAAACCACGCTCAACCCCGGCGATCTGATCTACCCCCTCTTCATCTGCCCCGGCGAAGGCGTGCGCAACCCCGTAAGTTCCATGCCCGGCGTCTTCAACATCTCGGTAGACCAGGCCGTTCGCGAAGCCGAAGAGGCCGTTTCTCTTGGAATAGGCGGCCTGCTGCTCTTTGGCCTTCCCGACAGTAAAGATGAAAAAGCTACCGGAGCATGGGACGACAACGGCATCGTTCAACAGGCCCTTCGCGCCTTCAAGAAAAACTCCGCGTCAAAGAAACTGGTCCTCATCGCCGACGTCTGCCTCTGCGAGTACACCAGCCACGGCCATTGTGGCGTTGTGATGCAAACCAAGGACGGTGGCTACGACGTCGACAACGATCCGTCGCTTGAACTGCTCGCTTGCACGGGCGCAAGCCTCGCGCGCGCCGGCGCCGATATTGTCGCTCCCTCCGATATGATGGACGGCCGGGTTGCCGCCATCCGCGAAGCACTCGATGCCGACGGCAACGCCAACACCCCAATCCTCAGCTACGCCTCAAAGTTCGCCTCCGCGTTTTATGGACCTTTCCGTGAAGCCGCGGACTCAGCGCCGCAATTCGGCGACCGCCGCAGCTACCAGATGGATGGTGCCAATCTGCGCGAAGCCATGCGCGAAATCGACCTCGACCTCGAAGAGGGCGCCGACATGATCTTGATGAAGCCGGCCATGCCCTACCTCGACGTGGTACACGCGGCGCGCGAAAACTTCGATGTGCCGATCGGTGCCTACCAGGTCTCCGGTGAGTACTCCATGCTCCACGCCGCGTTTGAAAAGGGCTGGCTCGAACGCGATCGCACCATGCTTGAGTCGCTCGTAGGCATCCGCCGCGCCGGCGCCGATTTCATCGTCACCTACTTCGCCAAGGACGCCGCCAAGCTTCTATAG
- a CDS encoding glutaminyl-peptide cyclotransferase — protein MKFQKLRACLQSCWLIVLFVLVFAPVSNTSAQTSQTYRIVRTYPHDQQAFTQGLIYVDGHLYESTGKEGHSSLREEDLETGRILRMQLVSDKYFAEGLTEWKNTLVQLTWQSHVALVYDRATFRVLRTFSYPEEGWGLTHDAKSLILSDGSATLHFFDPETFHETRRITVKDNGKAVTELNELEFIHGEIYANVWHTDRIARISPASGRVIGWIDLKGLMPRSQLTDDEAVLNGIAYDAARDRLFVTGKLWPKIFEITLVPEKAKLVPVQHSK, from the coding sequence ATGAAATTTCAGAAACTTAGAGCATGTCTCCAATCGTGCTGGCTTATTGTCCTGTTTGTGCTCGTTTTTGCACCCGTTTCCAATACTTCGGCCCAAACATCACAAACATACCGCATAGTCCGCACCTACCCGCACGACCAGCAGGCCTTCACACAGGGCCTGATTTACGTCGATGGACACCTCTACGAAAGCACAGGCAAGGAAGGCCACTCCTCTTTGCGCGAAGAAGATCTTGAAACCGGGCGCATCCTCCGCATGCAACTTGTGTCAGACAAATATTTCGCGGAAGGCCTCACGGAGTGGAAGAACACTCTGGTGCAACTAACTTGGCAATCGCATGTTGCGCTCGTCTACGATCGCGCCACTTTTCGCGTTCTCCGCACCTTCTCCTATCCGGAAGAAGGTTGGGGTCTGACGCATGATGCAAAATCGCTCATCCTGAGTGACGGCTCCGCCACTCTGCACTTCTTCGACCCAGAAACTTTCCACGAAACCCGTCGCATCACTGTTAAAGACAATGGCAAGGCGGTAACGGAACTCAACGAACTCGAATTCATCCATGGTGAAATCTACGCCAACGTTTGGCACACTGACCGCATCGCCCGCATCTCCCCCGCGTCGGGCCGCGTTATCGGCTGGATCGACCTTAAGGGCCTCATGCCGCGCAGCCAACTCACCGACGATGAAGCCGTGCTCAACGGCATTGCTTACGACGCTGCCCGTGACCGCCTTTTCGTGACCGGAAAGCTCTGGCCAAAAATCTTCGAAATAACGCTTGTTCCTGAAAAGGCAAAGCTCGTCCCGGTTCAGCACTCCAAATAG